A window of Pusillimonas sp. T7-7 contains these coding sequences:
- a CDS encoding methionine ABC transporter ATP-binding protein codes for MIRLENIRKTYESPGRVSHALAGVDLQIRQGEVFGIIGRSGAGKSTLIRMLNLLERPTQGSVWVREQNITEFSEARLRQFRQGVGMVFQHFNLLRSRTVIDNVCFPLRLTGMSRAAQLERAHEVLALVGLVEHASKYPRQLSGGQQQRVGIARALANRPELLLCDEATSALDPETTQSILRLLLDINKRLGLTIVLITHGMDVIRTVCDRVAVIDAGVIVECGEVLDVFLHPQHPVTQALLSESGIDAEGWRDMAQGISGRLVRLSFRGDATVQPMLSRASRELNLDLSILQGSVSRIKDTPYGQLVLSVQGDAAAQDKLAGLLAAEGVQCEELRS; via the coding sequence TTGATCCGCCTAGAAAACATCCGTAAAACTTATGAGTCGCCAGGGCGTGTGTCGCATGCTCTGGCTGGCGTCGACCTGCAGATTCGGCAGGGCGAGGTTTTCGGCATTATTGGCCGCTCAGGCGCGGGCAAAAGCACCCTGATACGCATGCTTAATTTACTGGAACGCCCAACACAAGGCAGTGTCTGGGTGCGCGAGCAGAATATTACGGAGTTTAGCGAAGCCCGGTTGCGTCAGTTTCGGCAAGGCGTGGGGATGGTATTCCAGCATTTCAATCTGCTGCGCTCACGTACGGTTATCGACAATGTGTGCTTTCCGCTACGCCTGACGGGCATGAGCCGCGCAGCTCAGCTTGAGCGCGCACACGAGGTGTTGGCCCTGGTCGGGCTGGTCGAGCATGCCAGCAAGTATCCGCGGCAATTATCGGGCGGGCAGCAGCAGCGGGTGGGTATTGCCAGAGCTCTGGCCAATCGCCCCGAGCTATTGCTGTGCGACGAGGCGACATCGGCGCTCGATCCCGAGACGACGCAGTCTATTTTGCGTCTGTTGCTGGACATCAATAAACGTTTGGGGCTGACGATAGTGCTGATCACGCACGGCATGGATGTCATCCGGACGGTATGCGACCGGGTGGCGGTGATTGATGCCGGAGTAATCGTTGAGTGCGGCGAGGTGCTCGATGTATTCCTGCACCCGCAGCATCCGGTCACTCAGGCCTTGTTGTCGGAAAGCGGCATTGACGCGGAAGGGTGGCGGGATATGGCGCAAGGCATTTCCGGCCGGCTGGTGCGTTTGAGTTTTCGCGGTGATGCAACTGTTCAACCTATGCTCAGTCGGGCGAGCCGCGAGCTGAATCTGGATCTGAGTATCTTGCAGGGGTCGGTCAGCCGTATCAAAGATACGCCGTACGGACAGCTGGTGCTGTCGGTGCAAGGTGATGCCGCAGCACAAGACAAGCTTGCGGGGCTTCTTGCAGCCGAGGGTGTGCAGTGTGAGGAGCTCAGGTCATGA
- a CDS encoding glycoside hydrolase family 31 protein, which produces MPPKSDLAHVTQLVALNFLASKSTRADFAVDQTGLQLQIEAHAPGVYRLRCAPASVLNNEKPSARARVHAEMLLARQEPVGELAVSSIAEPPGIGWRIQQGDTVLELTQSPLQLSVYRGEECILTTPEGSLTYDSTEALWRMSFDLDGDDALHGTGATGAELNQRGTESVSDTPATPALPMVWSTKGWGLYFNTLARVQHDLGHSDPDVYQVSMHDGVLDVFLFVGDPSEILNQYTALTGRAGQPSLWPMGVWLDQAPGQSIDDVLAVVQTFRDKQWGLDAVCLAAPAVYGFQTDKPVFEWDTDRVPDARDLFSRAQALNIQFAAPSFPGVLSGTDMFAEWEDRGWLLIDDDGNAHVFEGNEVTGGKPFGLLDLTHKDVYKLWSERQRQVFDDGLGAPVCDAQFNIPDGITARGGESGAVLRTVYPLLARRALFDAVAGHKTPQEGVIISTDIFPSAQRFAWQRGPRTGNDWAALERSLRAALFLGDSGIPVQTHTLGSAGHPVDGMTPELYIRWLAANVFSANFSFQALPALLPTAFDAATQELVQHWLQWRYRLVPYVLGIIEDAVRSGLPVQRSMALAFPSDPLAQVWDTQYMLGPALLVAPVLKPGNQVQVYLPEGDAWWDLNTGWRYEGGTTWTVEAGLDTLPLFGREGHMLCLGPTAQHTGDFNSARILDEVWMFGMPEHSPVVMRNKIRVMQMQGSSYIKGLEGLRIVPSEGLEVKRRGAEVRISRAR; this is translated from the coding sequence GTTTGCGATGTGCGCCAGCCAGCGTACTGAACAACGAAAAACCCAGTGCCCGGGCGCGGGTGCATGCCGAAATGCTCCTGGCGCGCCAGGAGCCGGTCGGCGAGCTTGCCGTCAGCTCCATTGCCGAGCCGCCAGGCATCGGCTGGCGAATCCAGCAGGGTGATACGGTGCTGGAACTGACGCAGTCTCCCTTGCAGCTTTCCGTGTATCGCGGCGAAGAGTGCATTTTGACGACCCCAGAGGGCTCGCTGACATACGACAGCACTGAAGCGCTTTGGCGTATGAGCTTCGACTTGGATGGCGACGACGCCTTGCATGGCACCGGCGCTACCGGTGCCGAGCTGAACCAGCGTGGCACCGAGTCAGTGTCAGATACGCCCGCTACGCCGGCACTGCCCATGGTCTGGAGCACCAAGGGCTGGGGTCTTTACTTTAATACGCTCGCTCGCGTCCAGCACGACCTGGGCCATAGCGACCCTGATGTATATCAGGTGTCGATGCACGATGGCGTGCTCGATGTATTCCTGTTCGTCGGCGATCCTTCCGAAATTCTGAACCAGTACACAGCACTGACTGGTCGTGCAGGGCAGCCCAGCCTTTGGCCCATGGGCGTCTGGCTGGATCAGGCGCCAGGCCAGTCTATTGACGACGTCCTGGCCGTCGTGCAAACGTTCCGCGACAAGCAGTGGGGGCTGGATGCCGTTTGCCTGGCTGCGCCTGCCGTGTACGGATTTCAGACCGACAAGCCCGTTTTTGAGTGGGATACCGACCGTGTGCCTGATGCACGCGACCTTTTCTCTCGTGCCCAGGCATTGAATATTCAATTTGCAGCGCCTTCTTTCCCCGGTGTGCTGAGCGGCACCGATATGTTTGCAGAATGGGAAGACCGTGGCTGGCTGCTGATCGACGATGATGGCAATGCGCACGTCTTCGAAGGCAACGAGGTTACGGGTGGAAAGCCGTTCGGTTTGCTCGACCTGACCCACAAAGATGTGTACAAGCTGTGGTCCGAGCGGCAACGCCAGGTGTTTGACGATGGCCTGGGTGCACCTGTGTGCGATGCGCAGTTCAATATCCCCGACGGCATTACCGCACGCGGCGGAGAATCCGGTGCCGTACTACGCACGGTCTACCCCTTGCTGGCGCGCCGTGCTTTGTTCGATGCTGTCGCGGGGCATAAAACACCGCAGGAAGGTGTGATCATCAGTACGGATATCTTCCCCTCCGCACAGCGGTTTGCCTGGCAACGCGGCCCGCGTACGGGTAACGACTGGGCTGCACTCGAGCGCAGCTTGCGAGCGGCGCTATTTCTGGGTGATAGCGGTATTCCTGTACAAACCCACACGCTGGGTTCGGCCGGGCATCCGGTAGATGGCATGACGCCAGAGCTTTACATCCGATGGTTGGCCGCGAACGTTTTTTCGGCCAACTTCAGCTTTCAGGCATTGCCGGCCTTGTTGCCTACGGCTTTTGATGCCGCAACTCAGGAACTCGTGCAGCATTGGTTGCAATGGCGTTACCGCCTGGTTCCCTATGTATTGGGCATTATTGAAGACGCTGTCCGCTCGGGCTTGCCTGTGCAGCGTTCAATGGCGCTGGCTTTCCCCTCCGACCCGCTGGCTCAGGTCTGGGACACGCAATATATGTTGGGCCCAGCCCTGTTGGTGGCGCCCGTGCTGAAGCCGGGCAATCAGGTGCAGGTTTATTTGCCCGAAGGCGATGCCTGGTGGGATCTGAATACCGGCTGGCGCTACGAGGGCGGTACCACCTGGACGGTCGAAGCCGGCCTTGATACGCTGCCCCTGTTTGGCCGCGAAGGGCATATGCTTTGCCTGGGGCCCACAGCCCAGCATACGGGCGACTTCAATTCGGCCCGCATTCTCGACGAGGTCTGGATGTTCGGCATGCCCGAACACAGTCCTGTAGTCATGCGCAACAAGATTCGTGTCATGCAGATGCAGGGCTCAAGTTATATCAAGGGCCTGGAAGGGCTGCGCATTGTGCCGTCGGAAGGCCTGGAGGTCAAGCGCCGAGGCGCCGAGGTGCGTATTTCAAGGGCGCGCTAG
- a CDS encoding methionine ABC transporter permease, producing the protein MIFANMDWALIGEATIDTLLMTGFSLLFTILIGLPLGIVLFLTSKNQMMENGPVYQVLSFVVNVLRSVPFLILLIVMIPLTRVLAGTSLGVQGAVPPLVASAAPFFARLVENVLRELDPGVSEACRAMGANSRQTVLWALVPEATTGIVAAMIVTAIALVGYSAMSGVIGGGGLGDLALRFGYQRYQTDVMVVTVVILVVMVQLLQVFGDRLVAKLNRK; encoded by the coding sequence ATGATATTTGCCAATATGGATTGGGCGCTGATTGGTGAAGCCACGATCGATACCCTGCTCATGACGGGCTTTTCCTTGCTGTTTACCATTCTGATCGGTTTGCCGCTGGGTATTGTCCTGTTCCTGACCAGCAAGAATCAGATGATGGAAAATGGCCCGGTCTACCAAGTGCTGTCGTTTGTGGTGAACGTGTTGCGGTCGGTTCCCTTTTTGATTTTGCTGATTGTGATGATTCCCCTGACACGGGTGTTGGCGGGTACATCGCTGGGTGTGCAGGGCGCCGTGCCGCCGCTGGTGGCCAGTGCTGCGCCTTTCTTTGCGCGCCTGGTCGAAAACGTGTTGCGCGAGCTTGACCCCGGTGTTTCGGAAGCGTGCCGTGCCATGGGGGCGAACTCCAGGCAAACGGTATTGTGGGCGCTGGTGCCGGAAGCTACCACCGGCATTGTGGCGGCAATGATTGTCACGGCGATTGCCTTGGTTGGTTACTCGGCCATGTCGGGCGTGATCGGCGGGGGTGGCCTGGGCGACCTGGCTTTACGCTTTGGATACCAGCGCTACCAGACTGATGTCATGGTGGTGACGGTAGTTATTCTTGTTGTGATGGTTCAACTATTGCAGGTTTTCGGTGACCGCCTGGTGGCGAAGCTGAACCGGAAATAA
- a CDS encoding metallophosphoesterase — MTDTTHSVRLNILSDLHLSRAGLPLPSVEADIVILAGDISRPKEAIEWASGFKQPVLYVPGNHEFYGSGLKETVAQLKHYAQGKQIHILDNEEIVLHGIRFVGSTLWTDFNLEGPGETREQAITQALEFTYDFRRIKSDAIPGATLSPDEMEALFNHNRAWLQQHLATPFNGPTVVITHHAPSPKSIHPRFENSLINTCFVSNSEDLMGSERAILWIHGHTHDSFDYQVNGTRVVCNPRGYARDGINENELFDPDLVVKVSA, encoded by the coding sequence ATGACTGACACCACCCATTCAGTACGCCTGAATATTCTTTCCGACCTGCATTTAAGTCGGGCCGGGCTGCCCTTGCCTTCGGTCGAGGCAGACATTGTGATTCTTGCCGGCGACATCAGCCGCCCCAAAGAAGCCATAGAGTGGGCCAGCGGGTTCAAACAACCGGTGCTCTATGTGCCGGGAAATCACGAATTCTATGGCAGCGGCCTTAAGGAAACCGTTGCCCAGCTCAAGCACTATGCTCAGGGAAAGCAAATACACATACTCGACAATGAAGAGATCGTGCTTCACGGCATCCGTTTTGTTGGCAGCACATTATGGACGGATTTCAACCTTGAAGGTCCGGGCGAAACCCGTGAACAAGCCATCACCCAGGCGCTTGAATTCACTTATGACTTTCGCCGCATCAAGTCAGACGCAATCCCGGGCGCCACACTCAGCCCGGATGAAATGGAAGCACTGTTCAATCATAATCGCGCCTGGCTGCAACAACACCTGGCCACGCCGTTTAATGGACCAACCGTGGTCATCACACACCATGCCCCCTCGCCCAAAAGCATACATCCGCGCTTTGAAAACTCGCTGATCAATACCTGCTTCGTATCCAACAGCGAAGATCTTATGGGTTCGGAGCGGGCCATATTATGGATACACGGTCACACACACGATAGTTTCGACTACCAAGTAAATGGCACACGCGTAGTCTGCAATCCTCGTGGCTATGCGCGCGACGGGATCAACGAGAACGAGTTATTCGATCCTGATCTGGTGGTAAAAGTGTCCGCATAA